From the genome of Verrucomicrobiota bacterium:
GAAACCTAATAAAATCAATCTGTTTATAAGGAGCAGGCTATTGCCCGGCCGTTGCCGTTTTTCCACTGTCTTATGATCAGTTCGTGGAAAATAACACAGAGGGCGTCTCGCCCGAGGGTTCTACAAAAGGCGAAGCCTCCGATCTTTCCTCATCTTAGATTAAAAATAATCTGCGTGAATCTGCGTCATCTGTGGATAGCACTGTCTCCTACCGTTACGATAAATTTAATCGTGTGACTGCCAAAATACACGGGGACGGGACCCGTGAAAAAAATGGATATGATGCCTATGGGCGTCCTGTGTCGCTGAAGGTGGTTTCTTCCACAGGCAAATTGCTCACTCAAATCGAATACAAGTGGGATGCTGCTGGGCAACTCTGCGAACGTAGCCGCGACGGGATTTCCCAAAAATACGAATATGATGGTGCAGGACAATTGACCTCGGTTCACTCTGAAGGGCAATCAGCCCGCTTATCGAAGGGAAGCGATATCCC
Proteins encoded in this window:
- a CDS encoding RHS repeat domain-containing protein gives rise to the protein MDSTVSYRYDKFNRVTAKIHGDGTREKNGYDAYGRPVSLKVVSSTGKLLTQIEYKWDAAGQLCERSRDGISQKYEYDGAGQLTSVHSEGQSARLSKGSDIPEESYSYDIAGNLIEKKIGGQKTLYTYDMANRLTASHEYTADGSEVSSKQCVYDALGRLIEEKKDGDLTRFEYGMCLIADGHQ